Genomic window (Nymphaea colorata isolate Beijing-Zhang1983 chromosome 1, ASM883128v2, whole genome shotgun sequence):
CTTTCGGCTTTGGAATTTGAACAGACGTGTGATTTCAATAACCTTCACAAATCTGAACCAAATCCAGCCCAGTTTACGCCCTTTGCACGTAGCATTTGCCTTAAAAACGCAATTTATCCCGGCCCCCTTGCCTCCACCACTGCTAAtaattcacaattcaaaaaaacatgtaattaaTTGATGATTCCATTGACTCGTCAAATCCTGACTGGTGACTTAGCAAATTGATGATCCTATAACTAAGTCGTTTATCTCGCAATTCAGATCgatgagtttgccaactattactaaattatatgttttgaaatgctaaaaactcaaattttttattaaataactATTTAATGCACGTAGATAGATAAGCATTAGAAATATGAAATGTTCAAGAAATTGAGTCATCCAATCGCTCGAGGTTTCACAAAGGGACCGATGTTTTGTAAAGGTCTCGGCCTTCGGAAAAATCTCTCGTACCATTTCGAGTCTAGTTGAGATAATTGGGTTTCGGATACGGAAGGAGATGCATGTGAGCAGGGTCCCCCGACTGGTAATGAGGAATTCCCTCCACCGCACAAAGTTATTACGGTAAGAAAATCACCACTACTCTGTTCATGTACTAGACCTTCACCGCCGAACTAGGTAACTTTATGATCTTACAGTGTATGGCATCCTCCATTTTGTATGAtgtttaattaatttctggtaacgTATAGGAAAATGGTATTATGTTTAAGAGCTGACTTTTAGATGTAATCTATCCGTTTTGTTGGACTTgttattattttcctttctctcttcctgtCTCTCATACACATGCAGACACGCACAGATCGGTTTAATCTATTATCTAATTCTCAAGATTTCTAAGGAATGACAAAGGTCATTGTAACGTAAGACCTTTCTTTTCCTAATGCATCGGAATCTTTCAAAGGAAAGATCTTCGACATTGAAGGATGCAAGGCAATAGCTAATACATTTGGGAACCTTTTGAGCCATAATTCTTTTAAGTTGTTTCTTCTGCCTTCCCAACTCCTCTGGCTCGGAGATCCTATAGTTTCTTCTCAACCAGCTGCAGCTCGTTTTCTATGTCGAGATCAGAGTCTCCGTTTCATGTTTCCCCTATCTGGATCGGTGGTTTCTCCAGAATCAAGTCGGTGTTAGATCTATGCTGAAATTAAGGCAAGTCAAACACGTTGGACATTTGCAGTGTAGAAACTCAACTAgctatttatgttttcttgaggGCGGGCAAACAACACCCATAATCAGTCAGTTATGATTGGCAGACGATCCGGAGTCCTCTTTGAATTTAATGATGGATATGGAAACTTTGATCCTTCTCAAAGACGATGTTTTAGATTCTGTCATAGTTTGGCAGACGAACCATTCGTTGGCAGGTCGAATTAGAAAAGAGTAAGGGGAACAATGGAACCTGTGGAGATGTGAGGAACATCTGCAGTTTGTGGCACTGGTGGTAAAGGCCATCAGCTCCCAAGGCATTGACGTTCAAAGCTATGCATACCTGCACCCCGAAGCAAAATCtaattaataaagaaaacgTAGCTTCACATACATCACCGTCTGATCAATCCTAGATATTAACCCCATAGATTCCATCATATTTTGATCATGTAAGCTGGTGCAATCCAAATAAGAAAACGCATATAACATCTCTTTAAATTTTACATGAGATTGTAAAAGAACTGAACTTTCAACAAACGACAAAGCTGGAAGATTGGCCTACATTTTACATACGTGTACCTTCCATCACATTATTGTGGTATATTCCAAACTTTTCACAGGGGTCTAGCACACTCTTCCAACTCCCCAATCAAATCTTGGCTCCTCCATTTCACAACTGGAAATCCATAAAAGAAACAATGTGAATCCATCATCATAAACCTCAAAAATATGTCCACGAGGAGAATGACATGCAAATAGGTGAAACCAGAAAATATATGTAGATTGTAAGAGGACGTGATGAATGAAGACTCCATGCCCAGTCGAAGGGGAACCTGCTAATTTGCAGTTCTCTCATCTTTGCATCCTTAACCTTTCTCTTAATTACCTTTAAACCAAAAGAATGAAtatacaataatatatatatatatatattaccgaCGCACACAGACACGTGAAACCACAACTCAGGGTTGACATGCTGACCACTTGGATGCGACGCTGCTGCATAGATACTCAATCAAGCAACCTACAAGCTTATGCAATGCATCATATGCAGTTCAAAGACTATATCAAGAACAGATCCATGAActtgatcagattttttttatcagagAAGCAAGCAAAgacatagaaaaatgaaaaccaagcaacgAAATCAACAAAGCTCCTAAACAGCCCATGCCACGATGAAAGCAAAAACTAAACACGACAAGCACTATGCTGGAAAACCgctaaaacagaaaataaaataaaaatattcaactACTATAAATCAAAAACAAActattgcccaactcaacaaaactaaaataatcTAACTAAACTAGAATATGATCCTACCGAAAACTAATCAAGCCAACAACCTTAGCATAAACTGGTCATGTACAACACCTAACTAAGACATCTAAGCAACTAACATGACACAAAAAGAAACTGAGTACTTGCATGGTaaaaaaccatgaaggacccgACCCCATAGTCAAAGCAACGGCATGGGTGGATAGTTTGTGACGATAAAGAAGACCTCCAACCTTGGCTTGACCTTTTTGTTACTGACAAAAGCATATGACAGCCAAGGGGAAGAAGAGTGAAGAGACGAGTGGGGTAGATGAGAAGAAGATTGATCCACAATTGGAGATGGGTTAGGGTAGAGATATGAGACTTTCCATTCCTTTTTGCCTAAGAACACTATACTCCGTAAGACCACTTATTGCAAAGAGGCCAAGATAAAGATTAGATGAAACTTGCAACTTGGATGgataaaacttttcaaaaatgtcatgaaaagagataagaggtcTTCCATGATAGCCTCGGCCCTACGCCTGGGTTATTTCGTTGAAAAAACAGGAGAGATCCAATTCATGAAGCAGGTTAAGCTTGTGTCCAAAAGAACCATTAATTACAATGATCGGTGCTTAACATTTCGAGCCGTTTACGTCCACAACGAGACTGTGCCTAAAATGTACACAGCAGCCAGCACCATCCAAGCAGAGGAAATAGAAACAGAAATACCTtgaaggaaaaagggaaatattCTCAAAGAGAAACAGAAATGCACCTAACGCATTTTTTTGCGTTATTTTAATACTCGGATTGGACTGGAAGGCTGCTTCTTATTCTCTTTCTTTACAACAACCACCGGAGTGTGATGACTTAGGTCGCGttaaattttttctcctttgtaTTATGATTTTCATGGGGGGTGGCGAAAGTGCCAAAAGCAAGGGGCCAGAGACAGTCGGATGGGAATGGAGCAAGGACTACATCTTCTAAATCCTATCAAATTATTCGATTGGTGTGAAcggaagaaaagaaagtgggGAGCGTGAAGATAACTTATTGATCTCATTCTGTCGATCAATCAACTACTCATTTACTCGTCATCGATGTCATGATCTTTTGGTAAATCCATTATCATGGAGAAATTTGCATTTTCTATTGATCTTTTTCATCGCATGAGTGTGGTGTTTAAAAACTGATGACCAAGAACTCTCTCTCGTAAGTAGTCAAGTCTCTTAAAACCGTATTCATTCCAGGGCAAATGATTCACGTATTTATTTTAGGAAATGAACCACGCTATCCCATTTAAAACTTTCATATTTGCCCAGAAATGTGAAGAACGAACTTGCATGTTTTGTTTCAGTAACCATGGTTTAGCTTAAAAcaatggaattttagaatcaaaaggctcaattttaagaaaatggaattATTAAACCAAAGGGgtatttttgttttcagaattaGGAAACTAAAACATGAAATGAAGGGAAATTATCAAACGCTGACGCATCTATGccaccaaaaagaagaagaagaagaagaagaagaaataatggGATCTTTCCCCCTCTCTCAGATCAGATATGTATGGGGGCACATCTCTTGTTGGATTGTTACGAGCTTCATTCTCCTCATCGCCTTGAGTGTTGGGAAAAGTAAGAAGGATAGTGATTTAATGCATTACACTTGAAAACAACATATTCGTTGAAGGTTGCTGCATCATTGCCGATATCACCCACTGACTTTGAACTGGACATACAGGGACGCTTTGCAGAAAGGAAAATAGATAATGGCCAATTATTGAGTCTATGTGACTGTGTCAGCGTCGCTCCTCGATGAATCTTGTGATCGCTTCTATGAATTTCTCGGTTTCCTGAGCAACACGCGGGTCCGTGTCCACGGCGATCCTGTTCAGGTAAAAGCAGTGGCCCACACCGAAATTCATGAGCACCTCCACCTTCTGCCCTGCCTTCTTCATGGCCTCTATGTACTCCAGCTCCGTGTCCCGGATCAGGTCATTGTCGGCCACCGGTACCAGGAAATCCGGCAACTTCAGGGTGTTCAGCGGCCGCGCCGCCTCCCCCATCGGACACGTAAAGGGATGATCCTTGGTGCTGCCGATTGGGAGCGCAAAGCCCAGGAACTTGTCCACCATTTCCAGTGTCAGGAAGGCCGAGTCCGACTGCAGGCTGAGCTCCGACTTGCTCCGAGTCGAGCGGACGAATCCAGGGTGGATTGGAATCCCTCCCCGCAACACCAGGGGGGAAATGTCCTCTTCCCCTGCACGCGCCGCCACGGCGTGCACGAGATTGCCGCCGGAGCTGTCCCCGATGAGGAACACTCTCCCGAAGTCGGCCCGTGACTCGAGCCACGGCTCGGACACCTCGGCCCGCGCCACGGACCGGAGCCACATAAGGCTCGCGTACGCGTCGTTCAGCGCGGCCGGGTGCCGGTTCTCCGGCGCGAGCCTCAGCCAAGGGGAGACGCAGACGGCTCCAGCTTTCTTGACCAGGCTCGAGTAGAAGGCATAGTAGAAGTTCATGTCCGGCCGGCTGACGCAGAACCCACCACCCTGGAAGTGCAAAAGGATGGGGAGCTTTCCCGACTCCGGTGCGTCTTCCGGCAAGTATATCCGCGCCAAGGCGCCGGAGTCCGGGTCGATAACCACGTCGCGGATGGAGACGCCATCATCTGGCTTGTTCGAGGGGGTCACCGGATCCAGCAGGTAAGAAACCTCTTTTGGGCCGGTCCAGGTTCGGTCCACCGTGCCGTCGGCGAATACCCGGAGCCAGCCGGAGACCTCATCAACAACTTCGTTTGCGGCATCCATGATTTCCGGTCTCCTGCCCAGTAGACGTACGTTCAATTGAAGTAACAGACGCGGAGCACCGCTCgcatttatagaaaaaaaaaaacttgtgctCCCAAGGAGAGTGGAGACTGGAGTAGGTGCGGGGTGGCGCCGTGGTGGGCAGGAGGAAGAAGCGGGGAGACTTCCTTCCTGTC
Coding sequences:
- the LOC116248209 gene encoding probable carboxylesterase 6, translating into MDAANEVVDEVSGWLRVFADGTVDRTWTGPKEVSYLLDPVTPSNKPDDGVSIRDVVIDPDSGALARIYLPEDAPESGKLPILLHFQGGGFCVSRPDMNFYYAFYSSLVKKAGAVCVSPWLRLAPENRHPAALNDAYASLMWLRSVARAEVSEPWLESRADFGRVFLIGDSSGGNLVHAVAARAGEEDISPLVLRGGIPIHPGFVRSTRSKSELSLQSDSAFLTLEMVDKFLGFALPIGSTKDHPFTCPMGEAARPLNTLKLPDFLVPVADNDLIRDTELEYIEAMKKAGQKVEVLMNFGVGHCFYLNRIAVDTDPRVAQETEKFIEAITRFIEERR